In Paenibacillus algicola, a genomic segment contains:
- a CDS encoding VanW family protein has product MKKIHVMIIASLSLLLAGCLIYGALSIYVNTPRLPAGTTLSGWSVGGQPDGDVLNELERRLAALEQLPLSLMGWPRSGEEKLTLGEAGVTYRAEAFKAAVSQLQEGTLWERAFSRYTFAQAYSLEVHQDLELLKQRLNESWEQEQFGKPVNAVRTITGDEVRYIPEQSVLRIQWPLLEASFAAALPRDFAMLDAGGPLSIELPLQLQSPEVTVATLRAEGIQRKIIQFSTSLGASGPGRVHNITAAAAAVDGMILKPGEVFDYAKVVAQARKQHGFREAPVIISGKLVPGVGGGICQVSSTIYNAVLLTGLEVVERRNHSLPVNYLPKGLDATYAEGYINFRFRNSTGKHLLLQAQVVDKVLTVKLFGTFPDNIVYSLDTKLVEQIPAPRSYVRDSSLPPGQQKLLQPGKPGYVIETYRSKQVNGKIVERERLSRDVYKGQSSLIGMNPSHGEIPGTQGQLKAPVVEDGVSSP; this is encoded by the coding sequence ATGAAAAAAATACACGTCATGATCATCGCGTCTCTCAGCCTCCTGCTGGCCGGCTGTTTGATATACGGAGCTCTCTCCATCTACGTGAACACTCCCCGGCTGCCTGCCGGCACGACGCTTTCCGGCTGGAGCGTTGGCGGCCAGCCGGACGGGGACGTGCTGAATGAGCTGGAGCGGCGCCTTGCGGCGCTGGAGCAGCTGCCGTTGTCCTTGATGGGATGGCCCCGGTCCGGCGAGGAAAAGCTGACGCTTGGAGAAGCCGGCGTAACATACCGGGCCGAGGCTTTTAAAGCTGCAGTGTCGCAGCTGCAGGAGGGTACGCTGTGGGAGCGGGCCTTTAGCCGCTATACTTTTGCGCAGGCCTACAGTCTGGAGGTGCATCAGGATCTGGAGCTGCTGAAGCAGCGGCTGAACGAGTCGTGGGAGCAGGAGCAGTTCGGAAAGCCTGTTAATGCTGTCCGAACGATTACCGGCGACGAGGTACGCTACATTCCGGAGCAGTCCGTGCTCCGGATTCAATGGCCGCTGCTGGAGGCCTCTTTTGCTGCGGCGCTGCCCCGTGACTTCGCAATGCTCGATGCCGGTGGGCCGCTCTCGATAGAGCTGCCTCTGCAGCTGCAAAGCCCTGAGGTGACGGTGGCTACGCTGCGGGCGGAGGGCATCCAGCGCAAAATCATCCAGTTCTCCACCTCCCTCGGTGCCAGCGGACCAGGCCGGGTGCATAATATTACAGCAGCGGCGGCGGCCGTGGACGGGATGATCCTGAAGCCTGGTGAAGTGTTTGACTATGCGAAGGTGGTAGCTCAGGCCCGCAAGCAGCACGGCTTTCGGGAAGCACCGGTTATCATCAGCGGCAAGCTGGTGCCGGGCGTCGGCGGCGGGATCTGTCAGGTGTCCAGCACCATCTACAATGCCGTGCTCTTAACGGGCCTCGAAGTGGTGGAACGGCGCAACCACTCGTTGCCGGTCAACTATCTTCCCAAAGGCCTCGACGCGACCTACGCCGAAGGCTATATTAACTTCCGGTTCCGCAATAGCACCGGCAAGCACCTTCTGCTTCAGGCCCAGGTCGTGGACAAGGTGCTGACCGTGAAATTGTTCGGGACATTTCCGGACAATATTGTATACTCGCTGGACACAAAGCTAGTGGAGCAGATTCCGGCCCCGCGCTCCTATGTTCGGGATTCCTCCCTGCCTCCCGGACAGCAAAAGCTTCTCCAGCCAGGAAAGCCTGGCTATGTAATAGAAACCTATCGCAGCAAGCAGGTCAACGGAAAAATAGTAGAACGCGAGCGTCTCTCCCGGGACGTCTACAAAGGCCAAAGCAGCCTCATCGGCATGAACCCGTCCCACGGCGAAATTCCGGGAACGCAGGGACAGCTGAAGGCTCCCGTGGTGGAGGATGGAGTGAGCAGTCCGTAG
- the pilO gene encoding type 4a pilus biogenesis protein PilO codes for MELLNKYRSPVVMGVLLLFVVLLGFYLLGLQPTIDTMEEQEAEIARVSDEKTLLQRKVDELKGAADSQDQELLSSYDALPEGDEADQLVLQLRTAGIRSSARLKSIEFNLTGTNGLQLVLGGNEGAYPFIKEVSMNAEVEGTRAQIIAWMDQLEKMPRIIKVDSFSLQRRSGPSELPENALLTANVVFTAYYESSQRAATVTP; via the coding sequence GTGGAACTGCTGAATAAATACCGCTCACCGGTTGTGATGGGAGTGCTGCTGCTTTTTGTCGTGCTGTTGGGCTTTTATTTGCTGGGCTTACAGCCGACGATTGACACGATGGAGGAGCAGGAAGCTGAAATCGCCCGGGTATCTGATGAAAAAACGCTCCTCCAGCGGAAAGTAGACGAGCTGAAGGGCGCTGCCGACAGCCAGGATCAGGAGCTGTTAAGCTCCTATGATGCTTTGCCGGAAGGGGACGAAGCCGATCAGCTGGTATTGCAGCTAAGAACCGCCGGCATCCGTTCCAGCGCCCGCCTCAAAAGCATCGAATTTAATCTTACCGGCACCAACGGGCTCCAGCTCGTGCTGGGAGGGAATGAAGGGGCCTATCCCTTCATTAAAGAAGTCAGCATGAATGCTGAGGTAGAGGGCACGCGTGCTCAGATTATCGCCTGGATGGACCAGCTGGAGAAGATGCCAAGAATTATCAAAGTGGACTCCTTCAGCCTGCAGCGCCGCAGCGGTCCGTCCGAGCTGCCGGAGAATGCCCTCCTGACCGCCAATGTTGTCTTCACAGCGTACTATGAATCCAGCCAGCGGGCAGCGACTGTGACTCCTTAA
- the pilM gene encoding pilus assembly protein PilM encodes MLGISQKAAGLSIEQSGIRYVRLKTKTWEMDKTFFLPLPSGVIAENQITDRSALLNQLKGLVKQERLKGSEVSLSVPPSQLIIRKMSIPSTNPRQVEQLVKLEVETGLHLPFETPVYDYIETAKDENQTHILVFAAPRQTMSDFVQVVEEAGLRVSGLEMSGVALARAVTAGFGEEFQETMLVHLEKGQLDVYMYHRGNPVFMRALNLQDLSSDEAWLESAAASAGQAPGQPSLSPLQLSEITAEISRMLNFYQYSLHDGSARVQEILITGPDRTRMQLNTELARSLPELQIRELDFSAVQQPVTGSKEHNAFRIAVGTALRRADGGQMDLLPREDREAMLFPFLAISLMGLWVLGLAATVTFFVLNQGEIRDQENRLEALRDQRAAAEQELLALQQSGLSQNGRLEVLEGIAEHRESPVVILTELIRVLPEGAILKSTGYTYRSEMDMTVYLTKMEDASAYLLNLRRLPFTESAMITRLSEGIADSSVVVGGQTYYTAGYRVQLAPGTVNTLTPAEGSDAGGTAE; translated from the coding sequence ATGCTCGGTATTTCTCAAAAAGCGGCCGGACTGTCCATCGAACAATCCGGCATTCGTTATGTCCGGCTGAAGACGAAGACCTGGGAGATGGACAAAACATTTTTTCTGCCGCTGCCTTCGGGTGTGATTGCAGAAAATCAGATTACAGACCGCTCGGCGCTGCTAAACCAGCTAAAAGGGCTCGTCAAGCAGGAACGGCTCAAAGGAAGCGAGGTTTCGCTTTCCGTACCGCCTTCTCAGCTCATTATCCGCAAAATGTCCATCCCCAGCACGAATCCGCGTCAGGTCGAGCAGCTGGTAAAGCTGGAAGTGGAAACCGGGCTGCATCTGCCTTTTGAAACCCCGGTGTACGATTACATCGAGACGGCCAAGGATGAGAACCAGACCCATATCCTCGTTTTTGCTGCCCCTCGCCAGACCATGAGCGATTTTGTTCAAGTGGTGGAGGAGGCAGGTCTGCGTGTATCGGGACTTGAAATGTCGGGTGTAGCCCTGGCAAGAGCCGTCACTGCCGGCTTCGGTGAGGAATTTCAGGAAACGATGCTTGTTCATTTGGAAAAAGGTCAGCTAGACGTGTATATGTACCATCGTGGAAATCCGGTGTTTATGAGAGCCCTGAATCTGCAGGATCTCTCATCGGACGAGGCTTGGCTCGAAAGTGCGGCCGCCTCGGCGGGTCAAGCACCAGGGCAGCCGTCGCTGTCTCCACTGCAGCTTTCTGAAATCACAGCAGAAATCTCCAGAATGCTGAACTTCTATCAGTACAGCCTTCATGATGGATCAGCGAGAGTTCAGGAGATTTTGATTACAGGCCCTGACCGAACCAGAATGCAGCTGAATACAGAGCTTGCCCGGTCTTTGCCGGAGCTGCAGATCCGGGAGCTTGATTTCTCGGCAGTCCAGCAGCCTGTCACGGGCAGCAAGGAGCATAATGCTTTCCGGATTGCGGTGGGCACTGCGCTTCGCCGTGCAGATGGCGGTCAGATGGATCTGCTTCCTCGGGAGGACCGGGAAGCCATGCTGTTTCCGTTCCTGGCCATTTCCCTCATGGGATTGTGGGTGCTGGGGCTGGCGGCTACGGTTACGTTTTTTGTGCTGAATCAAGGGGAAATCCGGGATCAAGAGAACCGGCTGGAAGCCTTGAGAGACCAGAGAGCGGCAGCAGAGCAGGAGTTGCTTGCCCTGCAGCAAAGCGGCCTGAGCCAGAATGGACGCCTGGAGGTGCTGGAGGGCATTGCGGAGCATCGGGAAAGTCCGGTCGTAATCCTGACGGAGCTGATTCGGGTGCTGCCGGAAGGTGCAATTCTCAAAAGTACCGGATATACCTACCGTTCGGAGATGGATATGACGGTGTACCTGACCAAAATGGAGGATGCCTCAGCCTATCTGTTAAATCTGCGGCGCCTGCCGTTTACAGAGAGTGCTATGATTACAAGGCTTTCTGAAGGCATTGCAGACAGCTCCGTTGTAGTCGGTGGACAAACCTACTATACAGCCGGATACCGCGTCCAGCTGGCGCCGGGCACGGTTAACACGCTAACCCCGGCAGAAGGGAGTGATGCAGGTGGAACTGCTGAATAA
- a CDS encoding prepilin peptidase, which yields MPTLIITYLFLLGLALGSFYNVVALRVPAGQSVIHPPSRCGSCGTRLRTRDLIPVFSWLLAKGRCRHCGVPVSWLYPLGEAATGLLFVWTYLRFGLSGEGMLGLLLASLAVIVTISDLHSMLVPNKVLLAFLPLLAAMTFSVTDQPWWSHVLGVVAGGGILLVLVLLGGMGMGDAKLFALFGGVIGFPGVILAFLAACLLGTLIGGGLRLAGSIGRRQPIPFAPCLAAGTLLTWGYGSQIISGYLSLIG from the coding sequence ATGCCCACCCTGATCATTACATACCTGTTCCTGCTGGGCCTGGCCCTGGGTTCGTTCTACAATGTCGTTGCCCTGCGGGTTCCTGCCGGGCAATCTGTCATTCATCCCCCTTCGCGGTGCGGGAGCTGCGGAACAAGGCTGCGTACACGGGACCTGATTCCCGTGTTCAGCTGGCTGCTGGCCAAAGGGCGCTGCCGACACTGCGGAGTACCGGTATCCTGGCTATACCCGTTGGGAGAAGCCGCGACAGGACTGTTGTTTGTGTGGACATACCTGCGGTTTGGCTTAAGTGGTGAAGGGATGCTGGGACTGCTGCTGGCAAGCCTTGCGGTTATCGTGACGATCTCGGATTTGCACAGCATGCTGGTACCGAACAAGGTGCTATTAGCATTCCTGCCGCTGCTCGCGGCGATGACCTTCAGCGTAACGGATCAGCCATGGTGGAGCCACGTTCTGGGGGTGGTGGCCGGCGGCGGTATTCTTCTGGTGCTGGTACTGCTGGGCGGCATGGGGATGGGCGATGCCAAGCTGTTCGCATTGTTTGGCGGAGTGATCGGATTTCCCGGTGTGATATTGGCTTTTTTGGCAGCATGCCTGCTGGGGACGCTCATCGGAGGTGGATTGCGGCTGGCCGGCAGCATCGGGCGCAGGCAGCCCATCCCCTTCGCACCTTGTCTTGCAGCAGGAACACTGCTGACATGGGGCTACGGCTCACAGATCATTAGCGGGTATCTCTCGCTCATCGGTTAG
- a CDS encoding type II secretion system protein, translating to MLTKALKARQARLQGEKGFTLIELLAVIVILGIIAVIAIPLIGNIIDNSKEDSDVATARQLYDAARLYVIGEKAGDFANTTTVSLSDLTTSNYIEDTIALPSTKKPITDATVTFDADGQLQSVSITPAPQGSDDGEYTANEVLQVDTTTTAPATPSN from the coding sequence ATGTTAACCAAAGCACTCAAAGCAAGACAAGCTCGCCTGCAAGGCGAAAAAGGCTTCACCCTGATCGAGCTCCTCGCCGTTATCGTCATCCTGGGCATCATCGCCGTTATCGCTATTCCGCTCATCGGCAACATTATCGACAACTCCAAGGAAGACTCCGACGTAGCCACCGCGCGCCAGCTGTATGACGCAGCACGGTTGTATGTGATTGGTGAGAAGGCGGGGGATTTCGCAAACACAACAACAGTGTCTCTATCTGATCTGACAACTAGTAATTATATTGAAGATACTATTGCTCTTCCAAGCACTAAAAAGCCTATCACTGATGCAACCGTTACATTTGATGCTGATGGACAACTTCAAAGTGTCTCCATTACTCCTGCACCACAAGGAAGCGATGATGGAGAATATACTGCCAATGAAGTGCTTCAAGTAGATACTACAACTACAGCACCAGCTACTCCATCAAATTAA
- a CDS encoding type II secretion system F family protein: MQQFEYQVKTGNGRMLKGKLSAADKPSAMEELRRRGLTVFSLVETRQSILSMEIYIGNPVKTVHFIIYCRQFATLIRAGVSIVDATRILAEQTDSKPLRKALMDVGTSLLRGVAFSQAVQEHRKVFPGLFISMIRAGEESGDLEGTLDRLALYYEKQHATTEKIKSALTYPITVGLMAIAAVVYLLWAIVPQFVTMFESMNAELPAVTKVVLALSESIQNRWYYWMLGLLLLIVLYQVFKRTERGAYLLDYAKLKMPIFGKLNQKGSIAQFTRTFASLYASSVPVLQSLSIVEEVAGNRVIGAAIRSAGDSLRQGKPLSEPLKKAWVFPPLVTQMIAIGEETGALDQMLSKIADFYEMDVENTVDRLKSLLEPLLIAFLAGIVGLIVAAIMLPMFSMYGNL, from the coding sequence ATGCAGCAATTTGAGTATCAGGTCAAGACAGGTAACGGACGGATGCTGAAGGGCAAGCTGAGCGCAGCGGACAAGCCGTCTGCCATGGAGGAGCTGAGAAGACGGGGGCTGACGGTGTTTTCCCTGGTGGAGACCCGGCAAAGCATTCTCTCCATGGAGATTTACATCGGCAACCCCGTCAAAACCGTTCATTTTATTATTTATTGCCGTCAGTTTGCTACCCTGATCCGGGCCGGTGTATCCATCGTGGATGCTACCCGGATTCTGGCGGAGCAGACGGACAGCAAGCCGCTGCGAAAAGCGCTGATGGATGTCGGCACCAGCCTGCTTCGCGGCGTGGCCTTCTCCCAGGCGGTGCAGGAGCACCGGAAGGTATTTCCGGGGCTGTTTATCAGCATGATCCGGGCGGGAGAGGAATCCGGTGATCTGGAGGGAACGCTGGACCGGCTGGCACTGTATTACGAGAAGCAGCATGCCACTACAGAGAAGATCAAGTCGGCGCTGACGTATCCCATTACGGTAGGTCTCATGGCAATTGCCGCCGTGGTGTATCTCCTGTGGGCCATCGTGCCGCAGTTTGTGACCATGTTCGAGTCGATGAATGCGGAGCTGCCGGCCGTAACCAAGGTCGTGCTGGCGCTGAGTGAAAGCATTCAGAACCGCTGGTATTACTGGATGCTGGGACTATTGCTGCTCATTGTGTTGTACCAGGTGTTTAAGCGGACTGAGCGCGGGGCGTACCTGCTTGATTACGCCAAGCTCAAAATGCCGATCTTCGGCAAGCTGAACCAAAAAGGCTCCATCGCGCAGTTTACCCGGACCTTTGCGTCGCTTTATGCCAGCTCAGTGCCGGTTCTGCAGTCTCTCTCCATCGTTGAGGAGGTTGCCGGAAACCGCGTCATCGGCGCAGCGATCCGCAGCGCGGGAGACTCCCTGCGCCAGGGCAAGCCGCTCTCCGAGCCGCTCAAAAAGGCCTGGGTATTCCCGCCGCTCGTCACCCAAATGATCGCGATCGGCGAAGAAACCGGAGCCCTCGACCAGATGCTCTCCAAAATCGCCGATTTCTACGAAATGGACGTCGAGAACACCGTCGACCGCCTGAAATCCCTGCTGGAGCCGCTGCTCATCGCTTTTCTGGCCGGGATCGTCGGCCTCATCGTAGCAGCCATCATGCTCCCGATGTTCAGCATGTACGGTAATTTGTAG